The nucleotide window TGGTGATGATTACCAAGTTGTCGAAACGGTTCCCGGGTGGACACATGACGTGACCAATATAGGTGACGTAGAACTAATCGTAATGCTATGGGCCAATGAAATCTTTGACCGAGAAAAGCCAGACACGTTTGCAAAGCCACTGTAGGAATTTAAAATGAAAAAATTAAAAGTAATGTCGGTGGTCGGAACTCGACCTGAAATCATTCGTTTATCTAGAGTGTTATCAAAATTGGATGAGCACTGTGAACATGTTCTTGTCCATACAGGTCAAAATTATGATTTTGAGTTAAACGAAGTGTTCTTTAATGACTTAGGGGTGCGTAAACCTGATTATTTCTTAAATGCTGCGGGTAAAAATGCTGCAGAAACTATCGGGCAAGTTATCATTAAAGTCGATCAAGCATTAGAAGAGATCCAGCCAGATGCAATGCTAGTATTGGGTGATACCAATTCTTGTTTATCTGCAATACCAGCGAAACGTCGTAAAGTTCCCATTTTTCATATGGAAGCGGGTAATCGCTGCTTTGATCAACGTGTACCAGAAGAAACGAATCGACGTATTGTTGATCATACCGCAGATATAAACCTAACTTACAGCTCGATTGCGCGAGATTACTTACTTGCGGAAGGTCTACCAGCTGATCGTGTGATCAAAACAGGCAGTCCAATGTTTGAGGTATTAAATCACTATATGCCTCAGATCGAAAGCTCTGATGTGCTAGCTCGTTTAAAACTTGAAAAAGGGCAGTTTTTTGTGGTGAGTGCTCACCGTGAAGAAAATGTAGATTCTCCGAAACAGCTAGCGAAGCTTGCCGAAACGCTAAATACTGTTGCAGAGCATTATGATTTACCAGTGATAGTTTCAACACACCCTCGAACTCGTAACCGCATTGAAGCTCAAGGCATTAAATTTCATCATAACATTCAATTACTCAAGCCATTGGGCTTCCATGACTACAACCACCTTCAGAAGAATGCCAAAGTGGTTCTTTCAGACAGTGGTACGATTAATGAAGAATCCTCTATCATGAACTTCCCTGCACTAAACTTGCGTGAAGCACATGAGCGCCCAGAGGGAATGGAAGAAGCTTCAGTCATGATGGTAGGTCTAGGTGTAAACCGTGTAATGCAGGCTCTACAAGTATTAGATACTCAACCAAGTGGCAATGAGCGTCTATTACGTCCCGTATACGATTACAGCATGCCGAATGTGTCTGACAAGATGGTCAGAATCATTCACTCGTATACTGATTACGTTAAGCGAGTTGTTTGGAAAGAGTATTAATTGAATTGACTCGTGAGGTTAACTCACGAGTTACAAGATAGAGTCATATATGAAAATTCTTTTGTTAACTCAATGGTTTGATCCAGAACCTACCTTTAAAGGTCTTCTTTTTGCTCAAGCTCTCCGTGATGAGGGGCATGAGGTTGAAGTTCTTACTGGCTTTCCGAATTATCCTGGCGGTAAAGTTTACGATGGCTATAAAATTAACTTTTACCAAAAAGAGGTTATGGATGGGATAACTATCCATCGAGCACCTTTGTATCCAAGCCACGATGGCTCTGCAGCTAAACGAATTTTAAATTATATGTCATTCGCGATTAGTACTTTTCTTGTAGGACTGATAAAAACTAGAAATATAGATGTTATTTATAGTTATCACCCTCCTTTGACAACATCATTGTCAGCTTGTTTGTTAGGGTTTTGTAAGAGGGTACCTTTTGTTGTTGATGTACAAGACTTATGGCCTGATACATTATCTGCAACTGGGATGATTAATAACAAGAGAGTTCTTAATATAGTCGGAAAAACTTGTGACTTCGTATATAAAAGAGCATCTAAAGTTGTCGTTTTATCACCTGGATTCAAAAAAAGAATAGTATCAAGAGGTGTACCTGTCGAAAAAATCGAAGTTATTTATAATTGGTGTAATGAACCTGCTTTAAATAAGTTTGAACAGGCAGACATTAAACTACCAGAAGATGGAAATTTAAACCTATTGTTTGCTGGCAACCTTGGTTTTGCTCAAGGGCTTCCTTCTATTATTCAGGCGGCAGAGATATTGGACCACCAAAATATTAACGTGAATATTGTATTTCTCGGTGACGGGGTCGCTAAACAGGCGGCAATCGAGACTGTTGAAGATCTAAAATTAAGCAACGTATATTTTTTGCCAAGAGTTTCTATGCAACAAGTTGGGTCATTACTTTCTAGTGCGGATATGCTTCTTGTTCATTTAAATAAAAATGAATTATTCGAGATTACAGTGCCATCAAGAACTCAAGCAAACATGGCAATGGGTAAGCCAATCGTTATGGGCGTTTCCGGTGATGCTTCCGACTTGATAACTAAAGCAGGAGCAGGAGTCACGTGTCAACCAGATAACCCAGAATCATTGGCTGATGCTATATCACACCTATGTTGTTTGTCAGATACAGAGCGGTTGCAACTTGGGAATGCAGGAAAAGATTACTATGAGCAGCATTTGTCACTTAAACAGGGTGTTTCTAAGTTTATTTCAATTTTTGAGGAAGTTCGATGAAAAGGTTGTTTGATTTTTGTGCTTCACTTACCGCGCTTGTTATCTTCTCTCCCATCATAGCTTTGGTTGCATGGAAGATTAGAAAAAATCTAGGCTCACCTGTTCTTTTTAAACAAACACGCCCAGGGTTGCAGGGTAAGTCTTTTCAGATGGTTAAATTTCGCTCAATGAAAGATGCCGTAGATTCGCAAGGTAATGTTCTCCCGGATTCGGAACGACTAACTCCGTTTGGTGAAAAACTACGGTCCTCAAGCTTGGATGAATTACCCGGCTTATGGAATGTGGTTAAGGGTGAAATGAGTCTAGTGGGGCCAAGGCCTCTTTTGATGCAGTACTTACCATTGTATAATGCTCGCCAAGCTAAACGGCATAATGTTCGACCTGGGATCACTGGTTGGGCTCAAGTTAATGGTCGCAACGCGATTAGTTGGGAACAGAAGTTTGAGTATGATGTTTGGTATGTTATGAACCAATCTTTTTTTCTTGATATTAAAATATTATTTTTGACTGTTAAAAAAGTGTTTATTCGAGAAGGTATCAACCAGGATGGTGAGGCTACCATGGAGGCTTTTAAGGGAAATGAACGAGACGAATGACTTGGTACAGAAAGTTGTTGTTGTTGGGGCTGGTGGATTAGGGCGAGAGCTTTATTCTTATTTACGATTAGAACCCACAAAATATGATGTTATTGGTTTTATTGATGATAACATCAACGCACTTGATGGCTACAAATATCCTGTTGGAGTAATAGGCAAAATTTCAACATATAAGCGAGAAAAAGGAGTGAAGTTGTTAAATGCGATTATGTCACCTGTGACAAAAGAAAAAATCGTAACTCAACTTAAAAGTCGAAATCATACCTTCATCTCGTATGTATCCCCTGAAAGTATAATTGGATGTAATGTTACTCTTGGTGAAGGGTGCATTATCACCCCTAGTTGTATAGTTACGGCTGATGTATCTATAGGAGACTTTTTTTTTATGAATACGGGATCCACACTGGGGCATGATGTTAGTATTGAAGGTTTCGTTTCTATAAATGGAAAAGTGGAAATTTGCGGCAATGTGTCGATTGGTAGCTTTTGCTTGATCGGCGGTAGAGCTATTATATTACCAGGAAAGAAAATTGTTGCGGGAACTATAGTTGGTGCTGGAAGTGTGGTCGTTGGTAACATTCGTAAGCCTATGACAGTATTTGGTAATCCGGCTAAAAGGGTATAATCATGGCAAATTCAAAGTTTAACAATGGAAAAATAACTGGTGTAGTTACCGTTGTACCACAAGATGTGCGTTGTATTGATGACGAAGTACACTTGTACGGTGGTAATGAAAAGCAAATCGCTCGAATTAAACGAGCAATTGGTCTGGATAAACGCCATGTGACAGATGAATCAATAACGACACTTGACCTTTGCGTCGACGCTGCTGAAAAGCTCATTAGTGGCATTGACATCGATAAGAAAGATATTGATGGTTTAATTTTTGTAACACAAACGCCTGACTATCTGCAACCCTCAAATGCTGCAATAGCTCATGGGGTTTTAGGGTTATCAACTGACGCGGCTTCATTTGATATCGGATTAGGTTGCTCTGGATATGTTTATGGTTTGTGGATGGCGCATATGATGGTTGCGTCACAAACATGTAAAAGAGTCTTACTTTTGGCTGGCGATACGTTAAGTAAGTGCGTAAACCCAAGGGACCGAGCAACTGCCCCACTGTTTGGAGATGCTGGTACTGCAACTTTGATCGAATATACCGAAGCAGATGTTGAAAGCTATTTTAGTTTACATACAAATGGTGCTGGATATCAGCATATATTACAACCAGCAGGTGGCTTTCGAAAACCAAGTTCACTTGAAACCGCCGTTGAAAAAATTGATGAAGAAGGTAATTATCGCTCTGAAAATGATTTAGCAATGAATGGTGGGGAGGTGTTTAATTTCTCTATTAAAACAGAACCACCTGCAATAAAAGAAATATTAGAATTTGCTAGACAAGACATAAACGATGTGGATTACGTTGTATTCCATCAAGCTAATAAATATATCATTACTAACATTGCAAAGCGTTTAAAATTGCCAATGGACAAGGTTCCTTGTGAGACCGTAAGTAAGTATGGCAATCAAAGTAGTGCATCGATTCCATGTACAATCAATGATGCAATTGGACGGAATTTAAGCATAAGTGATAAACGCTTGATTCTTTCAGGGTTTGGTGTCGGCTTATCATGGGCAAGTGCAATAGTAAATTTATCGGGCATATATAGCCCGCCAGTTTTAATATATCAACCAAAGGAAATAAAATGAACAAGCAACAGTTTCTTGAAGAGCTAACAGATATAATGCAGCTAGACGACACAATAGCTGAAGCTGCTGTGTTGGCAGAACTCCCTGAGTGGGATTCAATGGCATATTTGGGAGTCATTTCATTTTTTGATATGGAGTTTTCAATTGATGTATCTGTCGAAGATTTAAAGAAAATTGAAACCGTTGAACAACTCATTAAATCTTATGGACAAAAAATTGAGGCTTAAATGACATGGGAAAGCTCTATTTAGTTACTGGAGTTAGTTCTGGTATAGGCTTTGCCACAGCTGAGTTGTTGTTAGCGAATAATCATAGTGTTGTTGGCGTTTCTCGCAAGTGCTCTGATAAAGTAAAAAGCTTGCAAGAATCTTATCCAGAAAAATTTGTTTTTGAAGCAAAGGATTTGACGGTAGATTTGGATAAATTACCTCGTTGGGTTTTGAACTTGAGTAAAGCTCATGGTCGTTTTTCTGGCTTCGTACATGCAGCGGGTGTATTACAAGTTTTACCTTTGCGATTTGTAACGCACCAAAAAATGCTAGAGGTATTTACGTTAAATCTATTTTCTGCCTTAGAAATAGCTAAAGGAATTACAGATAAGAGAGCTTGTACTGAAGGCGATAAATCGGTGGTGTTTATATCTTCAATTGCAGCGACAACAGGATCAACTGGAATTGTCAATTACAGCTCATCAAAAGCGGCCCTAAATGGAGCGATGAGATCCTTAGCAAAAGAAGTATCACCTGAGAGGGTTCGAGTTAACTCGATCATCTGTGGGACAGTTAAGACGGAGCTAATTGACGCTCATTCTGATGTGTACACTGATGAGTATTTAGAAAGAATGGAAGGCACGTATCCTCTCGGGCTTGGCAAAGCAACTGATGTTGCAAATGGAGTTGTTTTTTTATTATCAGATAATTCAAAATGGATAACTGGTACTGAGTTAGTTATCGATGGTGGAATGAGTTTAGGGGTACATGAATGAATAAGGTTACAGAACTTGTATTAGATACGGTTAAAGAAGTTGGTGAAGATCAAGACATTGGTGCTTTAATTGAAGCAACAGAAGAGACGCGTTTGTTTGGTGAAAACCTTGATAGTATGGGAGTTGTATTTCTAGTTACTGATCTAGAAGCTGCAATATCT belongs to Vibrio splendidus and includes:
- the wecB gene encoding non-hydrolyzing UDP-N-acetylglucosamine 2-epimerase; this encodes MKKLKVMSVVGTRPEIIRLSRVLSKLDEHCEHVLVHTGQNYDFELNEVFFNDLGVRKPDYFLNAAGKNAAETIGQVIIKVDQALEEIQPDAMLVLGDTNSCLSAIPAKRRKVPIFHMEAGNRCFDQRVPEETNRRIVDHTADINLTYSSIARDYLLAEGLPADRVIKTGSPMFEVLNHYMPQIESSDVLARLKLEKGQFFVVSAHREENVDSPKQLAKLAETLNTVAEHYDLPVIVSTHPRTRNRIEAQGIKFHHNIQLLKPLGFHDYNHLQKNAKVVLSDSGTINEESSIMNFPALNLREAHERPEGMEEASVMMVGLGVNRVMQALQVLDTQPSGNERLLRPVYDYSMPNVSDKMVRIIHSYTDYVKRVVWKEY
- a CDS encoding glycosyltransferase family 4 protein → MKILLLTQWFDPEPTFKGLLFAQALRDEGHEVEVLTGFPNYPGGKVYDGYKINFYQKEVMDGITIHRAPLYPSHDGSAAKRILNYMSFAISTFLVGLIKTRNIDVIYSYHPPLTTSLSACLLGFCKRVPFVVDVQDLWPDTLSATGMINNKRVLNIVGKTCDFVYKRASKVVVLSPGFKKRIVSRGVPVEKIEVIYNWCNEPALNKFEQADIKLPEDGNLNLLFAGNLGFAQGLPSIIQAAEILDHQNINVNIVFLGDGVAKQAAIETVEDLKLSNVYFLPRVSMQQVGSLLSSADMLLVHLNKNELFEITVPSRTQANMAMGKPIVMGVSGDASDLITKAGAGVTCQPDNPESLADAISHLCCLSDTERLQLGNAGKDYYEQHLSLKQGVSKFISIFEEVR
- a CDS encoding sugar transferase, which translates into the protein MKRLFDFCASLTALVIFSPIIALVAWKIRKNLGSPVLFKQTRPGLQGKSFQMVKFRSMKDAVDSQGNVLPDSERLTPFGEKLRSSSLDELPGLWNVVKGEMSLVGPRPLLMQYLPLYNARQAKRHNVRPGITGWAQVNGRNAISWEQKFEYDVWYVMNQSFFLDIKILFLTVKKVFIREGINQDGEATMEAFKGNERDE
- a CDS encoding acetyltransferase, whose translation is MNETNDLVQKVVVVGAGGLGRELYSYLRLEPTKYDVIGFIDDNINALDGYKYPVGVIGKISTYKREKGVKLLNAIMSPVTKEKIVTQLKSRNHTFISYVSPESIIGCNVTLGEGCIITPSCIVTADVSIGDFFFMNTGSTLGHDVSIEGFVSINGKVEICGNVSIGSFCLIGGRAIILPGKKIVAGTIVGAGSVVVGNIRKPMTVFGNPAKRV
- a CDS encoding 3-oxoacyl-[acyl-carrier-protein] synthase III C-terminal domain-containing protein — encoded protein: MANSKFNNGKITGVVTVVPQDVRCIDDEVHLYGGNEKQIARIKRAIGLDKRHVTDESITTLDLCVDAAEKLISGIDIDKKDIDGLIFVTQTPDYLQPSNAAIAHGVLGLSTDAASFDIGLGCSGYVYGLWMAHMMVASQTCKRVLLLAGDTLSKCVNPRDRATAPLFGDAGTATLIEYTEADVESYFSLHTNGAGYQHILQPAGGFRKPSSLETAVEKIDEEGNYRSENDLAMNGGEVFNFSIKTEPPAIKEILEFARQDINDVDYVVFHQANKYIITNIAKRLKLPMDKVPCETVSKYGNQSSASIPCTINDAIGRNLSISDKRLILSGFGVGLSWASAIVNLSGIYSPPVLIYQPKEIK
- a CDS encoding SDR family NAD(P)-dependent oxidoreductase, translated to MGKLYLVTGVSSGIGFATAELLLANNHSVVGVSRKCSDKVKSLQESYPEKFVFEAKDLTVDLDKLPRWVLNLSKAHGRFSGFVHAAGVLQVLPLRFVTHQKMLEVFTLNLFSALEIAKGITDKRACTEGDKSVVFISSIAATTGSTGIVNYSSSKAALNGAMRSLAKEVSPERVRVNSIICGTVKTELIDAHSDVYTDEYLERMEGTYPLGLGKATDVANGVVFLLSDNSKWITGTELVIDGGMSLGVHE